One genomic window of Nicotiana sylvestris chromosome 10, ASM39365v2, whole genome shotgun sequence includes the following:
- the LOC104229723 gene encoding uncharacterized protein: protein MSNLSKLEFVAFDISGKNYLSWVLDAEIHLAAKGLGNTITQVKDPLELWTGLKERYDHLKATVLPRARYEWMHLRLQDFKTVSEYNSAVFRITSQLKLCGEVMNDEDLLEKTLTTFHASNMVLQQQYRERGFKKYSELIACLLVAEQHNTILLKNHEARPTGSAPLPEANMAAKRDKSGKRQKNNHGHMNVRGYGNGKRRHDSSHRGGHGKRENNMGSQNNPSRGKSGFIKNSIKRKTNNVGASSANAPVELHLTFKNDFEAGSSNENDDNAEANLALKDDDFQGLDDLIHLEVEDSFGDQN, encoded by the exons ATGTCAAATTTGTCAAAGCTTGAGTTTGTGGCATTTGACATTTCTGGAAAGAATTACCTTTCATGGGTTCTCGATGCTGAGATTCACTTAGCCGCTAAAGGCCTTGGTAACACCATTACTCAGG tgaaagatccacttgaattgtgGACTGGCCTGAAGGAAAGGTATGATCACCTTAAGGCTACGGTATTGCCAAGGGCTCGATATGAGTGGATGCACTTACGATTGCAAGattttaaaaccgtaagtgagtataactcTGCTGTATTTCGAATAacttcccaattgaaattatgtggggAAGTTATGAATGATGAGGATTTGCTGGAAAAAACTCTTACAACTTTCCATGCCTCAAATATGGTATTACAACAGCAATACCGTGAAAGGggttttaaaaagtattctgaattgATCGCATGCCTTCTGGTGGCTGAGCAACATAACACCATTTTactgaaaaatcatgaagctcgtCCCACAGGGTCAGCTCCGCTTCCTGAAGCAAATATGGCAGCTAAACGTGATAAGTCTGGAAAAAGACAGAAAAATAATCATGGTCATATGAATGTACGTGGGTATGGCAATGGTAAGAGGCGACATGATAGTAGTCATCGTGGTGGTCATGGAAAACGAGAGAATAATATGGGTTCTCAAAACAATCCTTCAAGAGGCAAAAGTG GCTTTATCAAAAACTCCATCAAAAGAAAGACAAATAATGTTGGAGCATCTTCTGCTAATGCCCCAGTGGAGTTACACTTGACCTTTAAAAATGATTTTGAGGCAGGGTCTTCAAACGAAAATGATGACAATGCCGAGGCAAATCTTGCTTTGAAAGATGatgattttcaaggcctcgatgATCTTATTCATTTGGAAGTTGAAGATTCATTTGGAGATCAAAACTAA
- the LOC104229722 gene encoding probable inactive purple acid phosphatase 1, with amino-acid sequence MKVFIILLSILAVLVALQGVTSHEDHPLARIAVHKAISALDAGAYIKATPSVLGSNGLNQEWITLEFGAGNPSNDDWVGVFSPANFSAAICDPENNMVTPPLLCTAPIKYQFANHSNPNYKRTGKGSLKLQLIKQRSDFSFALFSGGLRNPKLVAVSNTVAFANPNAPVYPRLAQGKAWNEMTVTWTSGYDINEAEPFVEWGRQGGQQTRSPAGTLTIDRSSLCGAPARTVGWRDPGFIHTSFLKELWPNSVYTYKLGHKLFNGTYIWSQMYKFKSSPYPGLNSLQRVVIFGDMGKEEADGSNVYNQYQPGSLNTTKQIVDDLKNIDIVFHIGDIVYANGYLSQWDQFTSQVEQITSRVPYMIASGNHERDWPDSGSFYGKKDSGGECGVLAQTMFYFPAENRDKFWYSTDYGMFRFCIADTEHDWREGTEQYKFIEHCFASVDRQKQPWLIFLAHRVLGYSSGDFYADEGSFGEPMGRESLQKLWQKYKVDIAIYGHVHNYERTCPIYQNTCTMNEKNSYKGTLNGTIHVVAGGGGAGLVKFTSLQTKWSIFKDYDYGFVKMTAFNHSNLLFEYKKSRDGKVYDSFNISRDYRDILACTVDSCPSMTLAS; translated from the exons ATGAAAGTGTTCATCATATTACTGTCAATTTTGGCGGTTCTGGTTGCTCTTCAAGGTGTAACTTCTCATGAAGATCACCCGCTTGCAAGGATTGCTGTTCATAAGGCTATCTCCGCTTTGGACGCTGGTGCTTATATCAAAGCAACTCCTTCTGTTCTTGGGTCAAAC GGTCTAAACCAAGAATGGATAACTCTGGAGTTTGGCGCAGGCAACCCGTCAAATGACGATTGGGTTGGAGTATTTTCTCCTGCCAATTTCAG TGCAGCTATTTGTGACCCTGAAAATAACATGGTGACTCCACCACTTTTGTGTACAGCTCCTATAAAG TATCAATTTGCAAATCACTCCAATCCCAATTACAAAAGAACAGGAAAAGGATCATTAAAGCTTCAATTGATCAAACAGAGATCAGATTTCTCTTTTGCACTGTTTTCCGGTGGATTACGAAAT CCAAAACTGGTTGCAGTGTCAAATACTGTTGCCTTTGCAAATCCAAATGCACCAGTATACCCGCGGTTAGCACAGGGAAAGGCGTGGAATGAA ATGACTGTTACATGGACTAGTGGATATGATATCAATGAAGCAGAGCCCTTTGTGGAGTGGGGTCGGCAAGGAGGACAACAGACTCGTTCGCCAGCAGGGACTTTGACTATCGACCGTAGTAGCTTATGTG GTGCACCAGCAAGAACTGTTGGATGGCGCGATCCTGGATTCATTCACACTAGCTTTCTGAAGGAGTTGTGGCCCAATTCAGT ATATACCTACAAGCTGGGGCATAAACTGTTTAATGGCACGTATATCTGGAGTCAGATGTACAAATTTAAATCATCGCCCTATCCTGGTCTAAACTCTCTTCAGCGAGTAGTCATTTTTGGCGACATGGGAAAG GAAGAAGCTGATGGCTCCAATGTGTACAATCAATACCAACCTGGCTCCCTCAACACTACCAAGCAAATCGTTGACGACTTGAAGAACATTGATATAGTCTTTCACATCGGGGATATCGTTTACGCCAATGGATATCTTTCTCAGTGGGATCAGTTTACTTCTCAAGTTGAGCAAATTACTTCAAGAGTACCATACATGATTGCTAG TGGCAACCATGAACGTGATTGGCCTGATAGTGGGTCATTTTATGGTAAAAAGGATTCAGGCGGAGAATGTGGTGTCTTGGCTCAGACAATGTTCTACTTCCCTGCTGAAAATAGGGATAAGTTCTG GTACTCTACTGATTATGGCATGTTCAGATTCTGTATTGCTGATACGGAACATGATTGGAGAGAGGGCACAGAACAATACAAGTTCATTGAACACTGCTTTGCATCCGTAGATAGACAGAAACAACCATGGTTAATCTTCCTTGCACATAGGGTACTTGGTTACTCTTCTGGTGATTTTTACGCCGATGAAGGATCATTTGGAGAACCAATGGGTAGAGAAAGCCTTCAAAAGCTTTGGCAGAAGTATAAAGTTGACATAGCCATATATGGTCATGTTCATAATTACGAGAGAACATGTCCCATTTACCAG AATACTTGTACAATGAACGAGAAGAACTCTTACAAGGGAACCTTGAACGGGACGATACATGTTGTTGCAGGTGGAGGTGGAGCTGGTCTAGTAAAGTTTACATCCCTCCAGACTAAGTGGAGTATTTTTAAAGATTATGATTATGGGTTTGTCAAGATGACAGCATTCAATCATTCAAATCTATTATTCGAGTACAAGAAGAGCAGAGATGGTAAAGTGTATGACTCTTTCAATATTTCCCGGGATTATAGAGACATTTTGGCGTGCACTGTCGATAGCTGCCCGAGCATGACACTGGCGTCTTGA